In Cytophagales bacterium, a genomic segment contains:
- a CDS encoding tetratricopeptide repeat protein, which produces MPKTITILLILILIPLASPGQVDTVLANTWFEKAMELNKQALYDSAIFYLKKVSEKYLSVLPVWQTSVQAGFRDTTAAMDSLSVKVLQQAGGIEDRVMNKRLWEKYVKTLAFIAWNLNLKAEYNKALKYFYDALKTGLNQLGDKSLGVAKTYNGLGIVYENKGEYDKAMEYFQQSLDIKLLKIGKNNRETAKSYNNIGIVYEKKGDYDKAMEYYQQALNILLKIIDRNYPAIAVIYQNLGTLYWFQGDYYTALEYHQHSLNIRLKALGKDHPDVAINYNNIGADYEKINDYDKAMEYYQQSLNIKFKTLGQEHPLVALTYNNIGIIYQLNGDIDKALEYYNKSLIIWLKSLGKDHPYVAVSYINLGDLYAAKEQINKAREYYKKSLNINLNSFGSYHPEVGNCYYKFGDLYEMTGDYRKALQYYQLAMQSLVRSFSDSSIYINVTFPEQYEDWKGLINSKLVFLETLEAKAETFEKRWEEGKK; this is translated from the coding sequence ATGCCCAAAACAATTACAATATTATTGATTCTGATTTTAATACCATTAGCGTCACCAGGGCAGGTGGATACTGTATTGGCAAACACCTGGTTTGAAAAAGCAATGGAACTGAACAAACAAGCGTTGTATGATAGCGCTATTTTTTATCTTAAAAAAGTCAGTGAAAAATATCTGTCAGTCCTGCCTGTTTGGCAGACAAGCGTACAGGCGGGTTTTCGTGATACGACTGCAGCAATGGATAGCCTGTCTGTAAAAGTTTTGCAGCAAGCAGGTGGGATAGAAGATCGTGTTATGAATAAAAGGCTCTGGGAGAAGTATGTGAAAACTTTAGCTTTTATAGCCTGGAACTTAAATTTAAAAGCAGAGTATAACAAAGCATTAAAATATTTTTATGATGCTTTGAAAACCGGGTTAAATCAGTTAGGAGACAAAAGCCTGGGTGTTGCAAAAACATACAACGGATTGGGCATAGTTTACGAGAACAAAGGTGAATATGATAAGGCGATGGAATATTTTCAGCAATCACTGGATATAAAACTTTTAAAAATCGGAAAAAATAATCGTGAAACAGCTAAAAGCTATAATAACATTGGAATAGTTTATGAGAAAAAAGGCGATTATGACAAAGCGATGGAATATTATCAGCAAGCATTAAATATATTGCTTAAAATAATTGACAGAAACTATCCTGCTATAGCTGTAATCTATCAAAACTTAGGCACTCTTTATTGGTTCCAAGGAGACTACTACACTGCGCTGGAATATCATCAGCATTCATTGAACATTAGGCTTAAAGCCCTTGGTAAAGATCATCCTGATGTTGCAATTAATTATAACAACATAGGAGCTGATTATGAGAAAATAAACGATTATGACAAAGCGATGGAATATTATCAGCAATCATTGAACATAAAGTTTAAAACGCTTGGTCAGGAGCATCCTCTTGTGGCTTTAACATATAATAACATAGGAATAATTTATCAATTAAATGGCGATATTGACAAAGCCCTGGAATATTATAACAAATCTTTGATCATTTGGCTTAAATCTCTAGGCAAAGATCATCCTTATGTAGCCGTTAGCTATATAAATTTGGGTGATCTATATGCTGCAAAAGAACAAATCAATAAAGCAAGGGAATATTATAAAAAGTCATTAAATATCAATTTAAATTCTTTTGGTTCATATCATCCGGAAGTAGGTAATTGTTATTATAAATTTGGTGATCTTTATGAAATGACGGGGGATTATAGAAAGGCGCTTCAATATTACCAGCTGGCTATGCAGTCATTAGTGAGGTCTTTTTCGGATAGCAGTATTTATATCAATGTCACATTCCCGGAGCAATATGAAGATTGGAAAGGTTTGATCAATTCTAAATTGGTATTTCTCGAAACTTTAGAGGCGAAGGCTGAGACGTTTGAGAAGAGATGGGAAGAAGGGAAAAAGTAG
- a CDS encoding PKD domain-containing protein, with product MNRLLLIFFVWFVSFQFLFLIQANSQTTIFTVGTANTTTSGTGETPFGTFYEDNKNQILFLASELQALGMGPGNIYSIALNVSTAAAQTMNGFKVLIKTTTSTAVTSWETGLIPVFLGNHTATTGWNTFTFSTPFFWDGVSNILIQTCFDNNNWTSNSSVFYTATTFNSNGYRYCDSCVPDICIDMTFTAGTLQRPNTRFEYAPLTDIDAGITQITSPVLGCGSAVFEDVSVIIENFGLDTISTLDVSYTVNGGVPVTENISTTILPGNNFTHTFATQANLGTFGTYTFDAWATLAGDTNNINDSITNYQVLRDSIFIFVENICIHDAPGGAGSCNFSNDLCNDGNDFGDITLKTSPLFFINTPTVDSITFYLYYTDCSFSTNDFTFYLNSTQIGTFTNTILECVCAPSLGTYPYIFSITDTAVLNAAWSDTSTLGVQHNNIDMAAAGYAATVYSQVQCPLLTAIEVANDTSICIGDSILLSVAIIDSNILVPPYSYSWIPSTGLSCDTCQSPLASPSSTITYMVMVTDSTGIQDSAFVTVTVFVAAPIANAGTDTTICEGDLIQLNASGGATYLWDPGTGLSDSIIANPLANPSTTTTWSLTAINACGSDIDSVTVFVNPLPVITISSDTGICPGDSVQLSASGGVSYSWNPTLGLDNPNIANPIANPFVTTTYIVAVTSDSGCTDFATVIVMVDSVAQLVAIAVKDTICLGDSTQLFANSCPPMNDDFDPNIDFALWSGITGGAATIDCGSVSGFALYFNGSTTREAITQNLNVLAGGNINFYLKIGSGAPPCETADAGEDIVLEYSTDNGITWNNINTYFTGGYVTFTAINENMPAGAQTASTQFRFKQIMFSGSCCDHWAIDDVNIACSGVDTTLSFTWNPSTGLSNPNISNPLASPSSTTTYVVEAAIGTCSSFDTITIYVDTANFIVASPDTAICFGDSVQLTATGSGAYLWSPSTGLSCTNCQSPYASPTATTTYYVTTPAGCTPIDSVTVSIGGGPIIASATRDSICPGDTTQLFAYSCAPALFYDGFEDGTYNKWTDAGGGYTITPTTSTAAVGNYSLQLSGGNWAFYDGVYTNFNPGTPDYVGFYVNATSTFNWDAGVTIGDNNTTTNGGIITFSADWSGSFNMNGIFNVFNANQWYHIECQNIDYINVTFDYYIDGVLIQASVPFNSTTSTDISQIHLFNVQPGSIAYFDDIIIGAPCSGIDTTLSYTWTPAAGLSNPNIADPVANPTTTTSYIVVASGGGCSATDTVTIYTTTLNVVANASTSLICSGDTAQLNATANIGGTSFSWNPPAGLSCINCPDPLANPVSTTMYYVTGTSGSCTDMDSVLITFGTGPIAPSCTPITTAYCCGYGIYNVTFNTINNTTADGIEGYQDYSCSNATNVIVDLTYPISIQTGAGAGNEENVRMWIDYNNDGVFDNDSTTELVFWSDNVLQNHSGNITIPFSAVINTPLRMRVGSDIWWNTAPAPCVNVWRGQFEDYSVVILPNTIPPVADFSINILDMCQGIVSFTDQSLYNPTSWFWDFGDGIGLSASQNPFYAYSLPGIYTVTLIVTNLYGSDTLSQLITINSLTGSFTMSNDTVNIGVVVNFFDNSTGADSWNWDFGDGFSSIIQNTFHAYFSVGTYPVTLTVTNASGCIAQIVQQIVVIDCDVGPQTGTITGPSNVNESATEFYSVTFHVGSTYSWTIIGGNQTSGGTTNFITVQWGPSGSGQIIVVEMDSLGCAGNTVSLIVNIGPTGTFENEIAKQMNLYPNPNTGKFILEVYDLSPENPGYDCFIYNFLGREITKFKIIDQKTEIDLKGYAKGIYYLKVVSDGKGAINRKVVIE from the coding sequence ATGAACAGGCTATTACTGATTTTTTTCGTATGGTTTGTCTCTTTTCAGTTTTTATTCCTGATACAAGCCAATTCGCAAACTACTATATTCACAGTAGGTACAGCAAATACCACCACCTCAGGTACAGGAGAAACCCCTTTTGGAACCTTTTATGAGGATAACAAAAATCAGATACTGTTCCTTGCCTCCGAGCTTCAGGCGCTTGGAATGGGGCCTGGAAATATTTATTCAATTGCTCTCAATGTTTCAACTGCAGCAGCTCAGACAATGAATGGATTTAAAGTTCTGATAAAAACCACCACTTCTACTGCAGTGACAAGCTGGGAAACCGGGCTGATTCCGGTTTTTTTAGGTAATCATACTGCCACAACGGGCTGGAATACTTTTACATTTTCTACACCATTTTTCTGGGATGGTGTTTCCAACATTTTAATTCAAACATGCTTTGATAATAATAACTGGACGAGCAATTCCTCTGTTTTTTATACCGCAACAACATTTAATTCAAATGGTTACCGGTATTGTGATTCGTGTGTCCCTGATATCTGTATTGATATGACGTTTACAGCCGGTACACTTCAAAGACCTAATACACGGTTTGAATATGCTCCATTAACTGATATTGACGCTGGTATCACTCAAATAACTTCCCCGGTTTTGGGATGCGGCTCAGCAGTATTTGAAGATGTCTCTGTAATTATTGAAAATTTTGGCTTAGATACCATTTCCACACTTGACGTATCTTATACAGTCAATGGTGGAGTACCAGTTACCGAAAATATAAGTACCACTATTCTTCCGGGAAACAACTTTACCCATACATTTGCAACTCAAGCCAATTTAGGTACTTTCGGAACTTATACTTTTGATGCCTGGGCAACACTGGCTGGAGATACCAATAATATAAACGACAGCATTACAAATTACCAGGTTTTACGCGACTCTATTTTTATATTTGTAGAAAATATTTGTATACATGATGCTCCGGGCGGAGCAGGTAGCTGCAACTTTTCCAATGATCTATGTAATGACGGTAATGATTTTGGAGATATCACACTAAAAACATCACCCTTATTTTTCATTAATACCCCAACCGTTGATTCCATAACCTTCTATTTATATTATACTGATTGTAGTTTTAGCACAAACGATTTTACATTTTATCTGAATAGTACACAAATTGGTACATTCACAAATACAATCCTGGAATGTGTATGTGCTCCATCATTGGGAACTTACCCATACATATTTAGCATCACTGATACAGCTGTTTTAAACGCTGCATGGAGTGATACAAGTACACTTGGCGTTCAACATAATAATATTGATATGGCAGCAGCCGGCTATGCTGCGACAGTTTATTCTCAAGTTCAATGTCCTCTGCTAACAGCTATTGAAGTTGCTAATGATACTAGCATTTGCATAGGTGACTCTATTTTGTTAAGCGTTGCCATAATTGATTCAAATATTTTGGTACCTCCTTACAGCTATTCATGGATTCCCTCAACGGGTTTGAGCTGTGATACCTGTCAAAGTCCACTAGCAAGTCCTTCTTCTACTATTACATATATGGTAATGGTAACCGATTCTACCGGCATTCAGGATTCTGCCTTTGTTACCGTAACGGTTTTCGTTGCTGCTCCGATTGCCAATGCAGGAACAGATACAACCATCTGCGAAGGGGATTTAATACAATTAAATGCTTCAGGTGGAGCAACCTATTTGTGGGACCCCGGTACAGGATTAAGTGATTCTATAATAGCTAACCCATTGGCAAATCCTTCAACAACAACGACCTGGTCGCTAACAGCGATCAATGCCTGTGGCAGTGATATAGATTCAGTAACGGTATTTGTTAATCCGCTACCTGTTATAACCATTAGTTCAGATACTGGTATTTGTCCTGGTGATAGCGTGCAATTAAGTGCAAGCGGAGGTGTTTCATATTCCTGGAACCCAACTTTGGGATTAGATAATCCTAATATTGCAAATCCCATAGCAAATCCCTTTGTTACAACTACTTATATTGTAGCTGTTACTTCTGACTCTGGTTGTACAGATTTTGCCACAGTGATAGTAATGGTAGATAGTGTTGCACAGCTAGTTGCTATTGCAGTTAAAGATACGATTTGTCTTGGAGATAGTACTCAATTATTTGCAAATTCTTGTCCACCGATGAATGATGATTTTGACCCGAATATCGATTTTGCTCTTTGGTCGGGCATTACAGGTGGAGCAGCAACTATTGATTGCGGATCGGTAAGTGGTTTTGCTTTATATTTTAATGGTTCCACAACGCGCGAAGCGATAACACAAAACCTGAATGTATTGGCGGGCGGTAACATCAACTTTTACCTCAAAATCGGATCAGGCGCTCCTCCTTGTGAAACAGCTGATGCCGGTGAGGATATCGTGCTTGAATATTCAACCGATAACGGTATTACCTGGAACAATATCAATACATATTTTACCGGTGGATATGTCACTTTTACAGCCATCAATGAAAATATGCCTGCCGGTGCTCAAACTGCAAGTACACAATTCAGATTTAAACAGATTATGTTTTCTGGTTCCTGCTGTGACCACTGGGCTATTGATGATGTAAACATCGCCTGCAGTGGAGTAGATACTACTTTGAGCTTTACATGGAATCCTTCGACCGGCTTATCCAACCCAAATATTTCCAATCCGTTAGCCAGCCCTTCTTCCACCACTACTTATGTGGTAGAGGCAGCTATTGGTACTTGTTCAAGCTTTGATACCATCACGATATATGTGGATACGGCAAATTTTATTGTTGCCAGCCCCGATACTGCTATTTGCTTTGGAGATAGCGTGCAATTAACTGCAACTGGAAGTGGAGCATATCTATGGTCTCCATCCACGGGACTAAGCTGTACCAATTGTCAAAGCCCTTATGCAAGCCCAACTGCTACCACAACTTATTATGTTACCACTCCTGCTGGCTGTACCCCTATTGACAGCGTGACGGTTAGCATTGGCGGTGGTCCAATCATTGCTTCAGCCACAAGAGATTCAATTTGCCCGGGTGATACTACTCAATTATTTGCCTATAGTTGCGCACCTGCACTTTTTTATGACGGTTTTGAAGACGGCACGTACAACAAATGGACTGACGCAGGCGGTGGCTATACCATTACACCTACCACCTCAACGGCTGCCGTTGGAAACTACTCGCTTCAATTATCTGGTGGAAACTGGGCTTTTTATGATGGGGTATATACTAATTTTAATCCCGGCACTCCTGATTACGTTGGTTTTTATGTAAACGCCACATCCACTTTTAATTGGGATGCTGGAGTGACAATTGGTGATAACAATACGACAACTAATGGGGGTATAATAACCTTCTCTGCAGATTGGTCTGGATCTTTTAACATGAATGGAATTTTCAATGTATTTAATGCAAATCAATGGTATCATATAGAATGCCAAAATATTGACTATATCAATGTAACCTTTGATTACTATATAGATGGTGTTCTTATTCAAGCCAGTGTTCCATTCAATTCTACTACCTCAACAGATATTTCTCAAATTCACTTATTTAATGTACAACCTGGAAGTATTGCTTATTTTGATGATATTATTATAGGCGCTCCCTGTAGCGGAATTGATACCACCTTGTCTTATACATGGACACCCGCTGCCGGATTATCCAACCCAAATATTGCCGATCCGGTAGCAAATCCCACTACAACCACATCATATATTGTTGTTGCCTCGGGTGGCGGTTGTTCAGCAACGGATACTGTCACAATTTATACAACCACACTTAATGTTGTTGCTAATGCCAGCACATCCCTTATTTGTTCAGGGGATACAGCTCAATTAAACGCTACGGCTAATATTGGAGGTACGTCCTTTTCATGGAACCCTCCTGCTGGATTGAGTTGTATTAATTGTCCTGACCCACTTGCAAATCCCGTGTCAACCACCATGTATTATGTTACGGGAACATCGGGGTCATGCACTGACATGGATTCGGTTTTGATCACTTTCGGCACAGGACCAATAGCGCCTTCCTGTACTCCAATAACTACCGCATATTGCTGCGGATATGGTATTTACAATGTTACTTTTAATACCATAAACAATACCACTGCCGATGGTATTGAGGGATACCAGGATTACAGTTGTTCAAATGCAACAAACGTAATTGTTGATCTGACCTATCCCATTTCCATACAAACAGGTGCAGGTGCAGGAAATGAAGAAAATGTAAGGATGTGGATTGACTACAACAATGATGGTGTTTTTGATAATGATTCCACCACCGAGCTTGTTTTTTGGTCTGACAATGTTTTACAAAATCATTCCGGAAATATTACCATTCCTTTTTCTGCAGTGATAAACACACCTTTACGTATGCGGGTAGGGTCTGATATATGGTGGAATACTGCACCTGCACCATGCGTAAATGTTTGGCGTGGTCAGTTTGAAGATTATTCTGTTGTTATACTGCCCAATACCATCCCTCCGGTAGCTGATTTCTCTATTAATATATTAGACATGTGCCAGGGAATCGTAAGCTTTACAGATCAATCATTATACAACCCCACTTCCTGGTTTTGGGATTTTGGTGATGGTATTGGACTCTCTGCGTCTCAAAATCCATTTTATGCATACAGTTTACCAGGCATTTATACCGTAACCTTAATTGTGACTAATCTTTATGGAAGTGATACCCTATCACAGCTAATCACAATAAACTCTCTAACGGGTAGCTTTACTATGAGCAACGATACGGTTAATATTGGTGTAGTTGTGAACTTTTTTGACAATAGTACTGGAGCTGATTCATGGAACTGGGATTTTGGAGACGGATTTTCTTCAATAATTCAAAATACTTTCCATGCTTATTTTTCAGTGGGGACCTATCCTGTAACTTTAACTGTTACCAACGCATCAGGTTGTATTGCACAAATAGTACAGCAAATAGTTGTAATTGATTGTGACGTAGGCCCGCAGACCGGTACTATTACCGGACCTTCCAATGTGAATGAATCTGCTACCGAGTTTTATTCGGTCACATTTCACGTTGGCTCAACGTATAGCTGGACAATTATTGGCGGAAATCAAACGAGCGGAGGCACAACTAATTTCATCACTGTACAATGGGGACCTTCCGGGAGCGGGCAAATAATCGTTGTTGAGATGGACAGTTTGGGATGTGCGGGGAATACTGTTAGTTTGATCGTTAATATAGGCCCTACTGGTACATTTGAAAATGAAATAGCTAAGCAAATGAATCTATATCCAAATCCAAATACAGGGAAGTTTATATTAGAAGTTTACGATTTAAGTCCTGAGAACCCGGGATACGATTGCTTTATTTATAATTTTTTAGGACGTGAAATAACCAAATTTAAGATCATAGATCAAAAAACCGAGATTGATTTGAAGGGGTATGCAAAAGGGATTTATTATTTAAAAGTGGTATCCGATGGAAAGGGAGCGATAAACAGGAAAGTGGTGATAGAATAA
- a CDS encoding DUF255 domain-containing protein: MALSGFLFKQQVLTSETEEINWISFEEAVKKSKKKKKKIFIDVYTSWCGWCKRMDATTFKDPKIVQYVNKKFYAVKLNAEGKQPIIFKGKTYNFIPKYRSHELAFQLLKGRMSYPTTVYLDEDVNVLSVVPGYQRVNSLEKLLHYYAENHHKTTSWKEFQASYKP; encoded by the coding sequence ATGGCCTTATCGGGATTCCTGTTTAAACAACAGGTTTTAACATCGGAAACGGAGGAAATAAACTGGATAAGCTTTGAAGAAGCGGTAAAGAAATCAAAGAAAAAGAAAAAAAAGATATTTATTGATGTTTATACTTCCTGGTGTGGATGGTGCAAAAGGATGGATGCCACTACCTTTAAAGATCCGAAAATTGTGCAATATGTAAATAAAAAATTTTATGCTGTCAAGCTGAATGCCGAAGGCAAGCAGCCGATCATATTCAAAGGAAAAACCTATAATTTTATTCCAAAATATAGAAGTCATGAGCTGGCTTTCCAACTCCTCAAAGGAAGAATGAGCTATCCTACTACAGTGTATTTAGATGAAGATGTTAATGTTCTTTCTGTCGTTCCTGGTTATCAAAGAGTTAACTCCCTGGAAAAACTCCTGCATTATTACGCTGAGAACCATCATAAAACCACTTCCTGGAAAGAGTTTCAGGCCAGCTATAAACCCTAA
- a CDS encoding iron chelate uptake ABC transporter family permease subunit produces MTDLFEILQYEYSIRALIASSIVGMTCGILGCFVTLRRMALIGDALSHAVLPGVVIGFIFWGHDPLAIFIGAVVAGLFTAILITWIQRNSITKEDSSIGIVFTGMFALGIIGISWLTKKEGIHLDMKGFLFGNVLGVSNGDLWLTALIGIYVLICITLFFKYFFITTFDPVIAATMGVSVAVIHYFLMFLLSLSVVASLQSVGVILVVAMLIVPSSTAYLLTDKLKVMIIISAFLGLLSATSGLLIAILLEITPGPTMTVMAVLFFGAALLFSPKKGFLINSYRKLKKQFIIDHQDILKTIYYKIKAGGSVNRIAIVDYLNISLSKIKIHLLYLRRLRLINTTKDKIVLTEKGNHQAIKLVRAHRLWETYLATKMGLPAEELHEPAEKIEHLLPEEILEKVDQVLGHPQKDPHGQPIPKGDEGKEREK; encoded by the coding sequence ATGACTGATCTATTTGAAATATTACAATACGAATACTCAATCCGTGCCCTGATCGCTTCATCTATAGTGGGCATGACCTGCGGCATACTGGGCTGTTTCGTTACACTCAGAAGGATGGCGCTTATCGGAGATGCTTTATCACATGCAGTGTTGCCAGGGGTAGTCATTGGTTTTATTTTCTGGGGCCATGACCCATTAGCCATTTTTATTGGAGCGGTTGTAGCCGGATTATTTACTGCCATCCTTATTACCTGGATCCAGAGAAATTCGATCACAAAAGAAGATTCTTCAATCGGGATCGTATTCACCGGGATGTTTGCGCTGGGCATCATTGGCATCTCGTGGCTCACCAAAAAAGAAGGTATACACCTTGATATGAAGGGTTTTTTATTTGGTAATGTGCTGGGTGTCTCCAATGGCGACCTGTGGCTGACTGCATTAATTGGTATTTATGTATTGATCTGTATTACCCTCTTTTTTAAATATTTCTTTATTACAACTTTTGACCCTGTAATTGCTGCAACCATGGGCGTTTCCGTGGCGGTGATCCACTACTTTTTGATGTTCCTGCTATCACTCTCCGTTGTGGCATCACTGCAATCCGTAGGCGTGATCCTTGTGGTGGCAATGCTGATCGTACCTTCCTCTACTGCCTACCTGTTAACAGACAAACTGAAGGTAATGATCATTATTTCAGCTTTTCTGGGGTTACTTTCAGCCACATCGGGTTTGCTGATTGCCATATTACTGGAAATAACCCCCGGCCCGACCATGACCGTGATGGCCGTATTATTTTTTGGCGCTGCGCTGCTGTTTTCTCCTAAAAAAGGTTTTCTCATTAATTCATACCGCAAGCTCAAAAAACAATTTATTATAGATCACCAGGATATATTAAAAACGATCTACTACAAAATAAAAGCCGGGGGATCTGTCAATCGCATAGCAATTGTTGATTATCTGAACATTTCTTTATCAAAAATTAAAATTCACCTGCTTTATCTCAGACGTCTTAGACTAATAAATACCACTAAAGATAAAATCGTTCTTACTGAAAAAGGAAATCATCAAGCCATTAAATTAGTGAGAGCCCACCGGCTATGGGAGACATACCTTGCCACCAAAATGGGCTTGCCAGCCGAAGAGCTGCATGAGCCGGCAGAAAAAATAGAGCATTTGCTGCCCGAAGAAATATTGGAAAAAGTGGATCAGGTGCTTGGGCATCCCCAAAAAGACCCTCATGGTCAGCCCATACCAAAAGGTGATGAAGGGAAGGAGAGGGAAAAATAG
- the mnmE gene encoding tRNA uridine-5-carboxymethylaminomethyl(34) synthesis GTPase MnmE, with the protein MCHPLNDTIVAPATSQGNSAIAVVRLSGKQAINICDKVFQGKDLKKQQTHTIHYGTIVDGNKIIDEVLVSIFKEPKSYTKENLIEISCHGSAFIVTQIIKLLIRQGARPAQPGEFTKRAFLNGQYDLAQAEAVADLITSDSEAAHQAAMNQMRGGFSAEIKQLREKLIHFASLIELELDFGEEDVEFANRKELKLLVKGLQNVIQPLINSFDLGNVIKDGVPIVIAGKPNVGKSTLLNALLNEEKAIVSKIPGTTRDYIEDRINIDGISFRFTDTAGLRKAKDKIEAIGVERTHQKMNQASLIIYIFDVNDTSPENLKEELKKLNTYLPAPVHTGGPGGRAGSVSAQTGQTGRQAGNIPYLIAGNKIDKCNEQTISSFKKLIPGDIIGTPLPYEIIFIAALKNQNIDKLKKKLLEMVNAKTIKTANTVVTNIRHYDSLVQTRDALNKVLDGIETGKTGDIIALDIRNGLHYLGEITGEITTEDLLENIFSKFCIGK; encoded by the coding sequence TTGTGTCATCCATTAAACGATACAATAGTTGCCCCTGCCACCTCTCAAGGTAATAGTGCAATAGCTGTTGTCAGGCTTTCGGGAAAACAAGCAATCAATATTTGCGACAAAGTTTTTCAGGGTAAAGACCTTAAAAAGCAGCAAACCCACACCATCCACTATGGAACGATTGTAGATGGAAATAAAATTATTGACGAAGTTTTGGTTTCTATTTTTAAAGAACCAAAATCTTATACCAAAGAAAACCTGATAGAGATTTCCTGCCATGGCTCCGCTTTTATAGTTACTCAGATCATAAAATTGCTGATCAGGCAGGGTGCACGCCCTGCGCAGCCCGGAGAGTTTACCAAAAGAGCTTTTTTAAACGGGCAATACGACCTCGCACAAGCAGAAGCTGTAGCAGACCTGATAACCTCTGATTCGGAAGCAGCACACCAGGCAGCCATGAACCAAATGCGGGGAGGATTTTCTGCAGAGATCAAACAGCTTAGAGAAAAATTGATACATTTTGCTTCGTTAATAGAACTGGAGTTAGACTTTGGCGAAGAAGATGTAGAATTTGCCAACCGCAAAGAATTGAAATTATTGGTCAAGGGACTGCAAAACGTAATTCAACCACTCATAAACTCATTTGACCTTGGAAACGTGATCAAGGATGGGGTGCCCATTGTAATCGCTGGCAAACCTAATGTGGGCAAATCTACACTCCTTAATGCTTTACTGAACGAAGAAAAAGCCATTGTTTCTAAAATTCCAGGCACCACAAGAGATTATATTGAAGACCGTATCAATATTGATGGTATTAGTTTCAGGTTTACAGATACAGCAGGGCTACGCAAAGCAAAAGATAAAATAGAAGCAATCGGTGTAGAGCGAACACATCAAAAGATGAATCAGGCTTCTTTGATCATTTATATTTTTGACGTGAATGACACCTCTCCTGAAAATCTAAAAGAAGAATTAAAAAAACTAAATACTTACCTGCCTGCGCCTGTCCATACAGGCGGGCCTGGCGGCAGGGCTGGAAGTGTTAGTGCACAGACGGGACAAACAGGCAGGCAGGCAGGCAACATTCCATATTTGATTGCTGGAAATAAAATAGACAAATGTAACGAGCAGACTATCTCAAGCTTTAAAAAACTTATACCTGGAGATATCATAGGAACTCCCCTACCCTATGAGATCATTTTTATAGCTGCTTTAAAGAACCAAAATATAGATAAGCTAAAAAAGAAGCTATTAGAAATGGTCAATGCCAAAACCATAAAAACCGCAAATACGGTGGTTACAAACATTCGCCACTACGATAGTTTGGTACAAACAAGAGACGCACTCAACAAAGTACTCGATGGTATTGAAACAGGTAAAACAGGAGACATTATAGCTTTAGATATCAGGAATGGGTTGCACTATTTGGGTGAAATTACGGGGGAAATAACGACTGAAGACCTGCTGGAGAATATATTTTCGAAGTTTTGTATCGGAAAGTGA